CTTCGTGCACAATCTTGCACGTCCTGAGGATGGCAGTCGATATCTGCAGGTCTTTCGTCCAGTAGACTTGTTTCCATCCTCCGTGGACGGGGATTGGCTTTGCGGCAGTGAGCAAGTGGCGGTAGATCTCCATTCGAATCTCTCGCGGCATGTCCATGAAAGTAACGGGTTCCGGAGGAGGTGGCGCTTTGCGCGCCCGCTTTCGACTGAATCTGAATGGCTCATAGTCTCTTTCCGGCTCCTGATTGACTTCTTGCTCCTGgccttcttgttcttcttcttcctgctccTGGTATCCTCCTCGCTTCAAATAAGACAGCTGGGGCTTGTCGTCATAAGGATCAGGGACTTGAGGCTTAGAAGCTTTGAGATATGTCGGTAATTCTCGTTTCTTATCTTTGTTCAATTCTTTCCGCGCTTTGGCAATTCTCGAGTAATATTTTTTCTTGGGAAGTCTCGATATGCCGACaaaatcttcttcgtcaGGTAGCTCAAGTTCCAGACCGTTTGGGAGTTGGGCAAGGTCACGAGAGACCTGGTTTCTTAGCTGTTGATAGAGATTTTTAGCCTTGGTGCGCTTTTCACGAGCCTTGCGCctcctttgtttctctttgcGTGCCCGTGATGATCTGGTACTAGTGGGCTTGGCTTTAGAAGCTCGTGTAGGGCGACAGGGAGCCATTGTGGGTGGTGTTGGTGGTTGAAGGTAGGTGGATTGATGAAAGAGTAGAAATATTGTGCAATGATAGGTAGGTATCACAAGAGATGGTTGAGGgagcttgatgagaaaaggctagaaggaaaagaaagaagaggaggagaaagtagaggaaggaaagaagagatggatTTATACTGTAGCGTTGCTCTCTGCCGGCGGAGTGTTGCCTCGTGCATCTCTTTGGGTGCATCCTTTGGCGGTGTGCAGAGTTGGAGCGCAGAGTTTGATGCCAGCATTGATGCTGTCTCGCCTACGATCCAAGACGACGTTGATGGACAGTCGCCTCCTCTCTAATATAAACATGGTCAGAATGTTTCGTAACTCTACATATATTCATCTGTCACAGCCAGTTTAAGAATTTCACCGCAGACCATACGTATTGTTTAAAACTCGTGATATTTGCTACATTGGCGTTACGATACTCTGATATACCCGTATAAGTGAAGTTCTCGTAACCTTTGGTATCCATGGTAATCGAAGTGGCCAGGCGCTATAGTTTTAGGGCTGCCAGGCGCTAGATCTTGACACATGGCAGCCACTTCGAGTGAACCCCTTTGATCTGCAAATCGATCCGCGCAGAGTAAAAGTAGAGTCACATTGAGTCCGACTTAGGAACTGGCGATAACTAATAGCCCAATCCCACTCAtcccaaaaacaaaaacaccaaTCCAACCCCCATCCTGAGATTCCATCCTGTATACTTATCTGCATTAAACAATGTCATGCGGAGATAACAAAGtggagatggcgagatgcatttttttctcttaagCCCCCATCTATGGCTCCATAATATGACACGGAAGATTTATCCAACCAGTCAGAGCCGCCGACTTTGACTCATTCGGCAACTGGGCGGAGGGGGAACGCCGGACTCTTCATTTATAACGTCCAACTTGCTACTTGTACTTGACTCAGTTTTGTCGTTGAATCTCTCATAAAGTATCATGAACTGACCGAGCGTATCTCTGTCTCTATATTACACTGGTTATATCCAGCAGACTTGGCATCAGTTTACAGCAATCACTAAACCACCATTATCACTACCACCACAGTCTAAACAGTGACAACTCAAAACTTCACTCATATTACCCATCCTGATCCATCTCACCTTCGCACACAATGACAGCAGCATTCCGCCTCCGCCCCGGATCCGCCGCCGATCTCGTCCACGCCGTCCGTCTCTACGACGCCTGCCTCGGATCCGACAAGCTAGTGTCCCTCCTGTTCccagccaagaaggacgatCCCGCAGCATACAAGAAGTATCTCTACAGACTGTACGCGAAGCGCTACTGGTCCGTCGAATGGATGTTTACCTTTGTCGTCAAGGAGGGCGGCGATGCGGTTGGTGGGAGCGAAGTCGTCGGCTTTGCGTGCtggaagaagcccaagactgAGATTAGTTTTAGCGAGCGCTGGTTTACTTTATGTgagtttttctcttcattccTCTCTTATCAATTGCTGTTGTCTTGTGCTTCTCACTGTCCACAACTATTAGTGGATAGCTTCATACATATATACCATCAAGACATATCAAAAAGCTGACTTACATCAACAAGTTGCATGGATCGCCCCCGTCATGCGCGCATTCATAACCCTCCAAAACAAGATCGCGCCCCCCAACGTCGACTTCCACGTCGCCCTCGCCTTCGACCGCTGCTTCCCACCCGTCGAAAAGGCCGTCTTCGCGGGCAAGCAGCCCGAAGAGTGGTGGTATCTCAGCACCCTGGCCGTGCACCCTTccgctcaaggccaaggtctGGGCGCTCTGCTCATGGCTGAAGGACTGACAATGGCCGACGAGTTTCAGGAGAAGCAGgccgtcgtcgtcaaggcggagggcaaggcaaggggaAAGGTCTGGCTGATTGGGCTCAGGGGCACGGATACCTTTTACTCAAGGTTTGGTTTCGGCGAGGTGGGCAGGGCGAATGTTGGCGAGTTGAGCGAGTGGGACGGCGGTCTTGTCATGTTTCGAGAGTAAAGCGCTGGCTGTGAAAAGCtcgttttgtttttatttatcTATTTCGTACATACGAAGTGCTGGTGGCCTTCATCATTTAGAGTCAGATAGAAGTACAAATCCTGTGGCGTATTTTCCCTCGCGTCTCCTTTTTGTACCTCAAACCCCTTTTGTGATCTTGTTCCCCTTGACCAATCCATGTACGCCCAGCTATCCTGTCCCTCAAAGCAATGATTAAATCCTTTTGTcatttttataaaaacaAGTTCATCACGAGACATTCTCGTCAATGCTCAAATGCAACCGTTCATATCAAAATTCCGCAGCCGTTTATCATAAACCGAATAATTTCGCTCGCTCATATCTATCCGCCGTGGATGTCCCAGTTggacaaaaaaaagtaagGAATGAAAagtggaaagaagagagaacaagaaaagacaaggaaagtgaaacaaggaaacaaaaaagaaacacagaACAGAGCAAAATAGAAAACCTCGAGACTCCTTGCCTGTCTAACAAACTTTTTAGCCGCGCCTTGTCATCGTGAGCGTAAGGTCGTACGCCGTATATGCACAGAAGAGTTCAAATAGGAAGggagaagtagaagaaacaagcaaatcCATGAAGGAGTATGACAGAAATAACAGTGTCAAATGGAtgagaataagaaaaagaagtatGTCGCAATGATGGCTTGCCAAAGCAACTTGAATCTTCACATTCTCCTATCGGAAAGGATAGGTATGGTGTGAAGTAGAGGTTAGAAGACTCCACAACTAAGCCTCATGTGCTTCCCTAGCCGCTTTCGCAACAGCCTAGCCAGCACAAGCTCATACATTGTTGTAACGACGTGCTTCTTATTCAACTCTCTCGGCTGAGGGACGTTGTTTGGCCTGACCAAGGTAGGTTGGAGCTCGTAGGCTGTCCAGCTGAGGGCGTGTTACTTGATCGTAATaatgatgttgttgctggGCGCTTGATCTTTGGGGCCAGGCTGGAGCGTAGGCATGGCTCGACTCGGGCCAGTGCTCTCGAGAGTAGCTACGAGGGTTCTGCTCATGGGTCAAAGAGGCCGCGGCTCTGTTATCAAAGTACGTTGTGCCGAACTGCGAGGTGCCACTTGAACTTGGTCGAGGATATTCCAACATGGGCTGGCTCGTTGGGATATTATCACTATAAGATCGCAAGCGAGGGACTCGTGGCATGTTGGGGTCCTCATTAATCGATGCCCAAGAGCCTCTAAACGGTGGAATTGCCATATCCGAACCCTGGAGATCGCTGGCTCCCGCCAGATGAGCAATGGATGGCAGTCTCTGATGGTAGTAGGGATCTCTATTTCTTTGAAGAAAAGATTCAGTACCCGCACGGTACTGAACCGgatgttgctgttgatcaTGGCTGTAAAGCCCGCCGAAGCCATTAGGGCGTCGATATTCGCTAGACGAGAGCCCATACGTGTGCGCGATAGGTCCTTGGGAATGCCCAGGAGATGACACCTGGGCCTTTGGGGCCGTAGGCAAGGTGCGTGGTACGGACGACTCAGCGCCAGCCGAAGACGCAAGCACATTGCTAGTGGCGTAAGACGGCACAGTCGATGGAAGGGGAGTCCGAAGGGGATGCTGGGGGAAGTCTGCCCCAAGAGGACTGAGGCGGATTCGCTTCCGCGGAGTGTTCATAGATTCAGATGCGTCATGCTGAATGAGAAGTGAGGGTTCTCCATGGCTGACGCAATCTGCATCCTCAGAACTTCGTCGCTTGGAGGCCTTGGCTTCCACTGCAGGAGCAGCTGTGCGGGCCTGTTTGCGGCTTCTGACTAGCTTCGCTATGTTTCCCGCCTCTGACTCTGTAATGTCAGGTAAAAACTCGACCCCGGGAACCTGGCCAAGAGTGCCATTCTCGATTTCTAGGTAAAGGCGGTCTGCAACTTCGAGCATCTGCTCCGTCGTGTATCCAGTACCCAGACGTTGAATGATCCAGTCGGGAGCGGCCGAACTGTTTGGTGCCTCTAgagcctcatcttcgccctcttctgcTGCGCCTCCTTCTTTGTCAAGGCGGCTTTGTTCCCTCTTGCGCAACGCCAATGTCCAGAGTTTGATGTACGGGCCGGTTCCTTGGCGTTGATTCTCATTACTCCATCTTTGGAGTCGGTTTATCTGCATCTTCACGAGATACATCTGGTTGAGAGGGTAGGTCTTGGCATTTCGATACCTAATCCGTTGATAATGTTTGCGACAATAATATACCCACACCTGCTTTGGGATCCGAAGGGTGCAAGCTTTGTTGCGTCCGAAAAGGTGTGAAATGGCTTTGCGTAGCTGTGAGCCAGTCTGACAATCATTAACAAACATACACCgaggctcttcttcaagcggAGCCATTGATGTAGGGCTCAAAGCTTCAAGAGATGCCTCTCGAGTTATTACGTCGAGGGTCGATTGTGCCAAAGAAGTGGTATCGGATATCTGATCGGAGACTTGTTCCTGTGGCTGTAAGACAGCTCCCCGAGAAAGAAGCATATCAATAGCAGCGCTTGTTTGCCCATTCCTGAGCGCAGGGTGCAGTCGGTGGTCGGGGTCAACATCTTGGTAGGCGGCAGCCATATTTGACTTGGCTTCCTCTGCTTGAGTCCGCAAGGTTTTTGGCGTAGAGCTACCCATAGCTATCTCAGTGGATAATGACGTGGGATAGCGATCGTTCAGCGTGTCTGATGCCGATGTTGTCATACGCGAATCGAGAAGGGGAGCGGATGTGGCTCTTTTATGATACTTTGGTCGGGTCAACTCGGAACTGCATCAAGTGTTTTAGCTTCAGAGTATTCAGGATAACTTCGATAAAGACACGAACAAAGGGGAAGTACGTCTTCAGAGAGGTGACAGGATGTGTGTTTAGTCTCCAGGAGCAATAAAAGACAATGCTGTGTGTTGACAGTAAATGCCAAGAGATGTGTGGTTTGGGAAAGGAGTCTGAACTTTGGGATCAAGAGGTATAAATAGGCAATTTGTGCAGCTAAAAGAAGGAAAATTCTTCACAGTGATGCAGCGCCAGCTATCTGTCCTTTGGTCACGCGAGCCGTCAAGGCAGGCTTTGACCGCATTCTTCAGCTGTCAGGAATTTCTGCCAGAAGCTGCCAGGGACTGTCATCTGTGATTCACTGGCAGCCGGCTCGTGCACACCGTCTTTAAACAATGAGACGGTGCTTGAGCACTTGCTCGAGGAGGCGCCATGCGGAATTCAGCTCTGAATAGAGTGACTCTTTTTCGGAAAGTGAAAgtggaaaaagcaaaagtcAACAGAAACTGGGACAGAAATATTTTGACAAGCGCTTAAAAGATCCAAGTTATTTCGCATTGCTCTGGGCAGTCCGTTTGATATGCccaggcagcagcagcagcatgtacACAAGCTTCTAGGAGAATAGAAAAATGAAAACCGTACTGTAAGGCCTCTCCAAGAAGAGTAGGCTGCCCAAGCTTCCGCAGGCTAAAAACGACACCCGGTCGGTCATTTAAAATGTTTCCCGTTACGATCAATTGattttgctttgctgctgaGACGTCTTCTATAAGCCGAGTAGATGGAGACTGCGCTATGATGTCAAGATCAATCTGAGGGCTTTGTGCTCCAAACGGCTTGGCATAGACTGATGGCGTGTCTATAATTGGTATGCTCGAAGAAGATACGCCGCTAACAGATGCCACAGACGATAGCCTTGAATAACACTCCGACAGTGATGACCCCGATGACACGAaactgctgttgctgaatGATAATTTATGGTTTGAGGCCGCTGATACTTCTCCTGAAAAGCTGGCACGGTGGTCTTGAGGGGTCATTCTGTATTCCACGTCAGATTT
Above is a genomic segment from Trichoderma breve strain T069 chromosome 6, whole genome shotgun sequence containing:
- a CDS encoding acetyltransferase (GNAT) domain-containing protein, translated to MTAAFRLRPGSAADLVHAVRLYDACLGSDKLVSLLFPAKKDDPAAYKKYLYRLYAKRYWSVEWMFTFVVKEGGDAVGGSEVVGFACWKKPKTEISFSERWFTLFAWIAPVMRAFITLQNKIAPPNVDFHVALAFDRCFPPVEKAVFAGKQPEEWWYLSTLAVHPSAQGQGLGALLMAEGLTMADEFQEKQAVVVKAEGKARGKVWLIGLRGTDTFYSRFGFGEVGRANVGELSEWDGGLVMFRE